A genomic segment from Candidatus Zixiibacteriota bacterium encodes:
- the murA gene encoding UDP-N-acetylglucosamine 1-carboxyvinyltransferase encodes MDKFIIQGGKKLSGSVEISGSKNSALPILAAALLLDKGESVIHNVPNLSDIDAMLKVLEHLGAKIKRDVKDGSVVVNAENLTSFEAPYDLVRKMRASFLVMGPLLARGGKAKVSLPGGCVLGPRPVNLHLSGFQALGAKIEEEHGYVIASAEKLRGNIIYFDRPSHTGTENVMTSACLAEGKTTLVNAACDPEVVDLANFLNAMGAKIEGAGSSAVQITGVKKLKGVEHACIKDRLEAGTFMMAAALTSGYVEIKDFIPEHLDMVILKLREMGVDISLNRKKITVKGPSRLKPVSVTTFPFPGFPTDLQASLMTLASTASGSSYIKETVFEDRFTHVMELIRLGADIKISGDKATVNGVPKLKGASVMASDIRAGAALVLAGLSAEDQTEVLRVYHIDRGYERFEEKLSRLGAEIKRVKT; translated from the coding sequence ATGGATAAATTCATAATTCAAGGGGGGAAAAAGCTTTCAGGCTCAGTGGAAATATCTGGTTCCAAAAATTCAGCTCTTCCGATTTTAGCCGCAGCTTTGCTTTTGGACAAAGGGGAATCGGTGATTCACAATGTGCCTAACCTCTCCGACATAGATGCGATGCTCAAAGTGTTGGAGCATTTGGGGGCAAAGATTAAAAGGGATGTCAAGGACGGGTCCGTGGTGGTGAATGCTGAGAACCTTACTTCCTTTGAGGCTCCTTATGATTTAGTTAGAAAGATGAGAGCTTCATTTTTAGTTATGGGCCCACTTTTAGCCCGGGGCGGAAAAGCCAAAGTCTCTCTTCCAGGAGGGTGCGTTTTGGGTCCAAGGCCAGTTAATCTTCATTTGTCAGGTTTTCAGGCTCTTGGTGCAAAGATCGAAGAAGAACATGGGTATGTAATCGCTTCTGCTGAGAAACTTAGAGGGAATATCATCTATTTTGACAGGCCCAGCCATACCGGGACCGAGAACGTGATGACCTCTGCCTGTCTGGCAGAGGGGAAAACTACTCTGGTAAATGCGGCTTGTGACCCGGAGGTGGTGGACCTGGCGAATTTTCTAAATGCTATGGGGGCAAAAATCGAAGGTGCAGGCTCCTCAGCCGTACAGATAACCGGAGTGAAAAAGCTTAAAGGGGTTGAACATGCCTGCATTAAAGACCGTTTAGAAGCAGGCACTTTTATGATGGCTGCAGCTTTAACCTCAGGTTATGTGGAGATAAAAGATTTCATTCCAGAACATCTGGATATGGTGATCCTCAAATTGAGGGAGATGGGTGTGGATATAAGTCTGAACCGAAAAAAGATTACAGTTAAAGGTCCTTCCAGGCTCAAGCCAGTCTCTGTTACAACCTTTCCATTTCCCGGCTTTCCCACAGATCTTCAGGCTTCGCTGATGACCTTAGCCAGTACAGCTTCAGGTTCAAGCTATATCAAAGAGACTGTTTTTGAGGACAGGTTTACCCATGTGATGGAGCTGATCAGGTTGGGGGCTGACATAAAGATCAGTGGTGATAAGGCTACAGTAAACGGAGTGCCCAAATTGAAAGGCGCCTCGGTGATGGCATCAGACATCCGGGCAGGCGCTGCTTTAGTCCTGGCCGGATTATCTGCGGAAGACCAGACAGAGGTGCTGAGGGTTTATCATATAGACCGCGGGTATGAAAGGTTTGAAGAAAAGCTCTCCAGACTGGGGGCTGAGATAAAAAGAGTGAAAACTTAA